A window of Schistocerca cancellata isolate TAMUIC-IGC-003103 chromosome 1, iqSchCanc2.1, whole genome shotgun sequence genomic DNA:
acattccatccctttatattttctttgatattattattattaccattctcatagattagtgtttcatagttcctaataggcaatagcttgtcctcagatacacattccctagtctgcatttcacttacattaacctcattatgacccatgtttgtcacaccacttacctttacctcatcatcacttttcaattctacaaatacttttatttcttcctccacactctcatcaacaacatcacttgatttaggatcattatttaaatgtccctctattacttcttcctcctcctccgcaacaaccccatcttcagtttcccccctatgtatctgaatctcagcaattgagtctttggctccattaaacacttcgtcatcccccttcttatcaaataaaccccccaaaatagattctatttgtggtgtgtctgacttgatattaacaccagtatctttttcagcccaactatggaactctgcaataccttcaacttctgcactttcactaactacctgtgcttgaacactgtttttattaactgtatcacttttactcatagtatcccaaaaccttttattaaattctaatttattcattctaacaacatcagagttttcatggtacttactctttacattgtatcctctccttttccagtttcggttatgtgttgtcctatcataatattgtctagccccaaaactacggacaactagtgggactgtccaccgtttcccggctggtaccctcggtctgtccgtttgtagttgtcgttttgttcactagtttcagcaaacccccttctatcttgttctcttccccaatacctacttctatcattcctgttatctctcctccatcctccctcctgtgtattgtttctgaaatcattttcatatctcctatctcccctatttggagcattatttccagaattttcaaagtctctcctcccataataatctctatttacattcctgttccaccccccatactggttgttgccagagctaaaactttggttattttctctttccaaggccctatctaatctatctacaaatttcaggaactcttccattgaatcgtctggtccatggaccaattcccactgcagtctctctggtaaccttctttttaaaacatcaatttgtgtcataatatcaaaagagttattcaagtgagcaagctttttcaattgatctctgcaaaatttttgcattccccctactttccctctatacactggtccatttagaaattctgactttaatctggcttgtatggattgtgaccaaaatttgcaaataaatttagcttcaaactcttcaaaagtattccaagaatcattattctcatttgcccaggatagggcctccccttctagaaaccgttttactaacttgatttttatgttatctgacattcctaccacaaacatatccttacattggtgaataaagtcaatagggtgcagattttcaccaggaaagcatttcacttggatgtgcccatacattgtattttgattgtaaatagtttgtttggacatcaatgcgtcctccaaatgtgtacatttagtgtgtatattttctacttttgtatctacgttagtggtatacaggttgtattcttgtttaaggttttctgaagttttgtgtattctctgatctaatctttcaacttcagtatctactctgttgtagatgacagcaatgctgtctgtgttagcttgtatgttttcatttaaactttcaactttaacttgaaattcttttctgaagtgtatcaactgttctctagtgtccttactgagggtagttttaatttcctcacacttctcattgagatgagtacttaatacatcaaaattgaaacttaacttatccagtctatcagtgttttctttcagtttcaccctcatttcttcactggattgtttaagttgcgagcttatttgagttgcaaaccctgctagccactctgttaagtttaattgttcaccatcccttggttcaaattttacatttcctacgatctcatcactctcaggtagagacatgttaactattaattattttaaatgacaacaacaacaaaatacctggctttatgctatgatgtcgtgatcggtgttcctgttggtttcttcacttctattcggttttattgaagctgaggtcttgattgatgacttctgttgacataatccagacgttaatcttccgagcggtgtgatgatggtttttggtagtcgcacgaacacactttatttatttatttatttttgacatattttcactgttgccacactgcacaaataaacttttttttggaatgctaagcacttacgaaatttatcgcagcactattatcatcgatgcacttaaagatgccggctgagcccccacttttgtaatggtcgcctggtctgatagatattgctaattgctataatcgcactatttcactcccatttacggagcttgttagcacttgatgttaggttggcgccattaaaatgcattgtagtaatcactgctgcttgctggatcgctgctgtgtctcgatgttgatgctggctctaaatctggttgtctagggttaaaaacatgaggtcctgtgttttttttaatgtgcttttggtgataaagaatgaacgaaaccaacaaatatgtaaacttcaaatatttattactctggtggccatcttaattccactgtccaccaaagactatgacccaacacaacttcctttacatgttctttgcattgtttatccacctcaaacaataacacacaaatacactgtaccaaagtgacattccgactgcttttcgacccttcttgctgctcgtatttataacattgtcaaagaactactaaaaagagatatagtttacaagtcacatgtacatctgttatcataatttgtgcagaaaagttattaatttgcatcgagtgacataatttaacatgttattaaaatgacagacagatttgttgacttgacagaataattctttgttacaaaaagtccgttttttagaagtttgtcaattgacttctctaatttgcataaataagtaattaacatgaattattaagaaatacattggttttcgtctaaaacaggattgatctcgtgaatactaagtgaaaccgctcctagtgaacaaataggtttcactgggtgatttttttttaaggagatccaaaatacctaagttgtacactatttttcgtacttcatattaattatttaagatgaactcagtgtttttacatgatgacatttgctgtatcagtgatcgagtgatattaacttttgtgtgggttagttattcagtataatttaatgggttgactgtttatggagacatgttacgcaatcattgttaacatacacaataacttttctataatcataaatactcgttaaactggttgaatttggagggtatcgcatacttcggtacactaaagcctttaatatgttccgttacaagttacagtagcaccttcgaagaaaaagggaccaaaaactttattggctgaaatgacacagaaaacgttcaccttaggtgagtcacgtttatactgagttgtttcccacggattctcgtcgattcacttctgccgtactcaataacacaaaaagctttctgttgagcggtcgccatcttagcatcaactgacactgacgcctagtcaacagcgcctcaagcgaacaaatgtacaactaaatgaaactttatagctcccttaattcaccgacagatagtgcttagctctgccttttgtcgttgcattcctaaagttgtggtattctttttgaatcaccctgtatttacaactgaaacaaataagctaatgtacctttcacaggtcccaagtgaaatgattgtcatttttttttatgaacactatatgaaaaaaTCGTTTTACAAACACAaatgtactgaatttaaaatacaaagtagtttacttatttataaggtaataaacatgtaatagatctactataatacttacttacaatgaacacgttactgcactgaaatggtacagaagttagattgtacttacacacacacacacacacacacacacacacacacatacacacacacatacacacttatgtacaataaacacattactgcactgaaattatgcagaagttatattgtacacaagcacaaaaatcagttggttccactgagaaattcatcaatgcagTAGAAGGCGTttgtcaccaataaatcctttaggcttctcttaaacttaatttcattggctgttaagctttttatgactgctggcaaTGTATTgaatatgtgtgttcctgaataatgcacacctttttgtacagcagtaaatgactttaaatccgtgtgaagattattcttatttctagtattgattccatgaattgagctgttggtttgaaaaagcgatatatttttaatgacaaatttcatatatTGGGAAGCACTAGTTAGTAACCCTAGTTctttaaacaggcttctgcaggatgttcttcagttctcaccacatataactcttactgcacgtttttgtgctcaGAAAACCTTTGCTTTgcttgatgaattaccctaaaaaaaaaaaaaaaaaaaaaaaaaccatatgacattatggaatgaaagtatgccagcttttccatttttatatcacctaagtctgacacaattcgcattgcaaatacagattttttaaGACACTttggcagttctgtggtgtgcacctcccagttgaatttattatcaagctgtaataccaagaatttaacTTCTTCTatttgcttgtcatcatatgttagacatattctcatgggacaccccttacattttctgaactgcatgtagtgtgttttttcaaagtttagcgacaaagaattggttaggaaccagtgattaatgtccacaaatatattattagccgatctttctaagactacacttgatttgctatttattgcactgtttgtatcactggcaaacaaaacgaacttggaatCGAGTaattttactgatgaaaggtcattgatatacacaagaaaaagtaagggccctaaaatggaaccttgtgggacctcaCATGTAATTAGTTCGCATTTGGATGATGGTTGATAGCTTAatgcatgtctctttcctaataacaccctttgtttcctgccagagatataagattttagGCATTCTGCAGCATTTGAAATTAGAGCACCAAATATTAACCAGAAGATTAAATTAAGATCAGATCCAAAGGAGGTCCCTtaaggagtaccacagggaagtgtattaggccccttgctgttcctcattcaCATTAATGATATTcaagtgtcagagagaaaagctaaaattgttttattgtcttatgatactagtttaatagttagtgatatgaagcagtcattgcacagtactgtggaccatgtcttacaagatataaaaaaatggtttaagTCAAACAAActaacactgaatgaaaaaaaagtaattttgtgcAATATGGAAAAAAAGTGAACATGatgacctaaatcccaccatggagggcaaacaacttgagaaaacagtgtgcaaaattcctggatatccacattgatgagaagataaactggaaggaccatgtggtgaggttagcactaaaactaaattcagtatgttttgtacttagaataatttcaagagtttgtagtaatgactgtaccagattagtatattttggctattttcagtccattgcatcctatggggtagtattctggggaaaaacaaattgtcatctaaatgagattttcaaattacaaaaatgcacTATTCAGATAATGACCCAGAGCCCACCTCAAACAAATTGTAGGctcctttttaaagcattgaaaattttaaaaattccatcattatacattctgaaatgtttgTTGGTggtcaaaagaaatcaggacaaaatgaaatcCAATACAGACTGCCATAATTATGATACACAGCAATATAAAGATCTCCATTTACAAGCTGTAACAAGTACCCAAtgtcagaaacatgtatgtaatcaaggcatcaaactttttaatgctctaccaaaacatatcaaaaagctggaaaatgaggataaatttaaaactgttataaagaatcacatgcttgacaaatgttattacagtgtaagtgaatttctatgctcaactgtattagaatataaagaaccacgtgcttgacaaatgttatttgagcataagtgaatatctctgcacAACTGTATAAGAATACATGTTTAAGTTAATgttacaaatgaaattacatcagtgcatatGTCTGTGAAGCACATAAGAACATTAAGAACCACATGCTTAAGAAATGCGACTACAGTATAAGTAAATAGCTCTGCTCAAATGTATAACAATATATGATaccataaatgtaacaaatcaaatCATAACATCAAGGAAAAagtctgtcaagcacataagaagTAATttatgttgtcgtcttcagtcctgagactggtttgatgcagctctccatgctactctatcctgtgcaagcatcttcatctcccagtacctactgcaacctacatacttctgaatctgcttagtgtactcatctcttggtctccctctacgatttttaccctccacactgccctccaatactaaattggtgatcccttaatgcctcagaacatgtcctaccaactgatcccttcttctgatcaagttgtgccactaacgtctcttctccccattcctattcagtacttcctcattagttatgtggtctacccatctaaccttcagcattcttctgcagcaccacatttgaaaagcttctagtctcttactgtccaaactatttattgtccatgtttcacttccatacatggctgcactccatacaaatactttcagaaataacttcctgacacttaaatctatactcaatgttaacaaatttctcttcttcagaaacgctttccttgccattgccagtctacattttatagcctctctacttcgaccatcatcagttattttgctccccaaatagcaaaactcctttactaccttaagtgtctcatttcctaatctaattcgctcagcatcacttgacttaatttgactacatccgattatcctcgttttgtttttgttgttgttcatcttatatccgcctttcaagacactatccattccgttcaactgctcttccaagtcctttgctgtctctgacagaattacaatgtcatcggcgaacctcaaagtttttatttcttctccatggattttaatacctactccgaatttttcttttgtttccttcactgcttgctcaatatacagattgaatagcatcggggagagaatacaaccctgtctcaatcccttcccaaccactgcttccctttgatgtccctctactcttataactgccatctggtttctgtacaaattgtaaatagcctttcgctccctgtattttacccctggcaccttcagaatttgaaagagagtattccagtcaacattgtcaaaagctttctctaagtctacatatgctagaaacgtaggtttacccttccttaatctagcttctaagataagtcatggggtcagtattgcttcacgtgttccaacatttctacggaatccaaactgatcttccccgaggtcagcttctactagtttttccattcgtctgtaaagaattcacgttagtattttgcagctgtgacttattaaactgatagatcggtaattttcacatctgccaacacctgctttctttgggattggaattattatattcttcttgaagtctgagggtatttcgcctgtttcatacatcttgctcaccagatggtagagttttgtcagttatGTTATAAAGATACAATAGTAGCAGCTTCAGTCATAAATACCCTCATAATGACCGAAAGAGCACTGTGCTGAACTCATGCCCCTCCTATCCATGTCCGCCACTAAGGATGATATGGTGGTTGGATGGTCCCAATaggggtgtttttttgtttttttttttattacttgtatattgtattaaacataagatagattcatatgaattcagcatagaaaaaatatttcaaggtattatatagttgttaaaatgtatccTGACAAATCCTGTATTACAAATgagatcattgggatgataataaataaattaattaattaatttcctgttacacaataatattctaatttacttaaaaggatattgcggtttacacagtcaaacgcctttgacagatcacaaaatatacaagttgcctgcaattttttgtctaatgaattaagcacattttcactgtgagTGTagtcttctcaatatcagaaccctttagaaatccaaactgcgactttgacagtatgttatttgagataagatagttatcaagccaattgtacattacaaattataaaatgctggcaaaagtgaaattggatggaagtttgatgctatttctttatctcccttcttaaacagaggCTTAActccagcatatttcaaccattcaggaaatattccactgataaatgactggttacacagatagcttaatatgttacttaactcagaatcacattctttaattagctttgttgatatttcatcatacccactagatgtatttgagtttaaagattttatgatggacattatttatgCTGGGGTAGTGAagctcaaattcatattatggaagttacttgaaatgtctggtctgatgTATTccgtagcagcatctacagaacctgacaactccatctttccagtaacagttacaaaatgtttgttaaaaagttctgaaaCACTATACACATCCATCACGAgtgtatctatttatttatttttttattttatttatttatttcatgttccatagatctcgTATTGTGAGCACATCGCATGAGATGTAGAATGAGtccaacatacaaaacaacaaacatacaaaaaatacaaaacagtcttcattaaatatataaaaaatgttctaCATAATTGCATATAGCTAATACAAAGTTTAGAGGAAAAACAGATATTGTACATATAACAGCAGATTTCTTTGagtgttaatacaaaatttcatgtttgAATTTGGAGAAAAATTGCAAGCACATTTCTTTGTTAACAAGATGGATAATTCTATCTAAATGCTATTTCCCTTCTTgcaaactcttctaatgtataaacagacatatttaacaaatactcctttagttttgctttaaaaagagattcattttctcttaaacattttatcTGG
This region includes:
- the LOC126117688 gene encoding uncharacterized protein LOC126117688, whose translation is MNKLEFNKRFWDTMSKSDTVNKNSVQAQVVSESAEVEGIAEFHSWAEKDTGVNIKSDTPQIESILGGLFDKKGDDEVFNGAKDSIAEIQIHRGETEDGVVAEEEEEVIEGHLNNDPKSSDVVDESVEEEIKVFVELKSDDEVKVSGVTNMGHNEVNVSGVTNMGHNDVNVSEMQTRECVSEDKLLPIGNYETLIYENGNNNNIKENIKGWNVNVCFQQKGGKFLEVLWNNYGNCINKGAFWKELAKLETHPQQMY